Proteins encoded together in one Mycoplasma miroungirhinis window:
- a CDS encoding UU173 family protein codes for MKFNLEKIAKFKNYLAANTSSDFWIKHTKEDYLKLKNISDNKDNNEEESQDNDGEFDYFSKIFDALIEDDSQLNKLEAGDYFGTASYAMFDKISKKMTSILEQNYLPQEISVIPIMKPLEEKILLTNQALQNPNIKLIRNPFFIYYIDKNKEDILLANPVAYDKQKHILYSQNAVTSVKKLKYALKAFWESEIVKKNNLNVKEYVFLILNKEKNIKNQIEIKKENKVTYATSKVDDDTQELTFDINDLLDNGAVTIKKLRKDKILKPLSIEQFANLWTSSLINQDVETFSEYDKKSDWGKNEHENLIFVTENPQFNNINGTFLKKIKNRFFENKISEMNEIVNTHLELQNIFNKINLINKDQTSIIIKKIQESGAKVIWYDFEGFSLPFPPLDNVKPYSQIVNQVSIIKTITIKQNDSFELKIIDSESKDIIYDPQTINFHDFIDLINNVYGNEAHDAYVVFNKGYELSRMNEMKNYIEKGIKAKKIDIKEKIFIDACEKLEYIKANTVDIMLAFNKNTIFLHALKGYYSIKKVEKYITKSHMNLPHLIIPYSDLEVKNGKMAMDNAILRYTGVIGNKEWKIKAQKLKEYCHNDVLAMIMVYDFINKLIKEGVDNLNDKDIDIFH; via the coding sequence ATGAAGTTTAATTTAGAAAAAATAGCTAAATTTAAAAATTATTTAGCCGCAAATACATCATCAGATTTTTGAATTAAACATACAAAAGAAGATTATCTAAAACTCAAAAATATAAGTGATAACAAAGATAATAATGAAGAAGAATCTCAAGATAATGATGGTGAATTTGATTATTTTTCCAAAATTTTTGATGCTTTAATTGAAGATGATAGTCAGCTTAATAAATTAGAAGCTGGTGATTATTTTGGTACTGCAAGTTATGCGATGTTCGATAAAATTTCTAAAAAAATGACGAGTATTTTAGAACAAAATTACTTACCCCAAGAAATTAGTGTAATACCTATTATGAAACCCCTAGAAGAAAAAATTCTTCTTACAAATCAGGCATTACAAAATCCAAACATTAAATTAATACGTAACCCATTTTTTATTTACTATATAGATAAAAATAAAGAAGATATATTACTAGCTAATCCTGTTGCATATGATAAACAAAAACACATTTTATACTCACAAAATGCTGTTACATCTGTTAAAAAACTTAAATATGCTCTAAAAGCTTTTTGAGAATCTGAAATTGTAAAAAAAAATAATCTAAATGTTAAAGAGTATGTTTTTTTAATTTTAAATAAAGAAAAAAATATTAAAAATCAGATTGAAATAAAAAAAGAAAATAAAGTGACTTATGCTACATCAAAAGTAGATGATGACACTCAAGAACTTACTTTTGATATTAATGATTTATTAGATAATGGTGCTGTTACTATTAAAAAATTAAGAAAAGACAAAATATTAAAACCTCTTTCTATTGAACAATTTGCTAATTTATGAACTTCTTCATTAATTAATCAGGATGTTGAAACTTTTAGTGAATATGATAAAAAAAGTGATTGAGGGAAAAATGAACATGAAAATTTAATTTTTGTTACAGAAAATCCTCAATTTAATAATATAAATGGAACTTTTTTAAAAAAGATTAAAAATCGTTTTTTTGAAAATAAAATTTCTGAAATGAATGAAATTGTAAACACACATTTAGAATTACAAAACATATTTAATAAAATTAATTTAATAAATAAAGATCAGACAAGTATTATTATCAAAAAAATACAAGAAAGTGGTGCAAAAGTTATTTGATATGATTTTGAAGGTTTTAGTTTGCCTTTCCCACCTTTAGATAATGTCAAACCTTATAGTCAAATTGTTAATCAAGTAAGTATTATTAAAACAATTACTATAAAACAAAATGATTCATTTGAACTAAAAATAATTGATAGCGAATCAAAAGACATAATTTATGATCCTCAAACAATTAATTTTCATGATTTCATTGATTTAATTAATAATGTATATGGAAATGAAGCTCATGATGCATATGTAGTGTTTAATAAAGGTTATGAACTATCAAGAATGAATGAAATGAAAAATTACATTGAAAAAGGTATAAAGGCTAAAAAAATAGATATAAAGGAAAAAATTTTTATTGATGCTTGCGAAAAATTGGAATATATTAAAGCAAATACTGTAGATATTATGTTAGCTTTTAATAAAAATACTATTTTTCTTCATGCTTTAAAAGGTTATTATTCAATTAAAAAAGTAGAAAAATATATTACTAAATCACATATGAATTTACCACATCTTATTATTCCATATAGTGATTTAGAAGTAAAAAACGGTAAAATGGCGATGGATAATGCTATTTTAAGATATACAGGTGTAATTGGTAACAAGGAATGAAAAATAAAAGCACAAAAATTAAAAGAATATTGTCATAATGATGTTTTAGCTATGATAATGGTTTATGATTTTATTAACAAATTAATAAAAGAAGGTGTTGATAATTTAAATGATAAAGATATTGATATTTTTCATTAA
- a CDS encoding CDP-alcohol phosphatidyltransferase family protein, whose amino-acid sequence MKKLKINWYSSLYLSIMRVIAGIFVFILLSVMKIFELEVAYPYTFGICFVIFLIASVSDFFDGRIKNKHNLSSIQIIFEQLADKFLIYPIILFFIKFNLIFTSVVIILFIRDLTALTGKLILFEKNIYFRVPKIIKFKTAIEIISINIVLATNAILGFKNYQIEHLEVWKITVSVIFSIIDLVAIYSLIKYYKPIWKYILRELKARESGNSVYEFKNYSPLIIDDHKQLDTQLNYKNKEIHKISNHSQPVTINYKNDKAI is encoded by the coding sequence ATGAAGAAATTGAAAATAAATTGATACTCATCATTATATTTATCAATAATGAGAGTAATAGCTGGAATTTTTGTATTTATATTACTTAGTGTAATGAAAATATTCGAACTTGAGGTAGCTTATCCTTATACATTTGGAATTTGTTTTGTGATCTTTTTAATTGCTAGTGTTAGTGATTTTTTTGACGGAAGAATTAAAAATAAACATAATTTAAGTTCTATTCAAATTATTTTTGAACAATTAGCAGATAAATTTTTAATTTATCCAATTATTTTATTTTTCATTAAATTTAATTTAATATTTACTAGTGTCGTAATAATTTTATTTATCCGTGATCTAACAGCTTTAACTGGTAAATTAATTTTGTTTGAAAAAAATATTTATTTTCGGGTACCTAAAATAATTAAATTTAAAACTGCAATAGAAATAATTTCTATAAATATAGTTTTAGCAACAAATGCAATATTAGGATTTAAGAATTACCAAATTGAACATTTAGAGGTGTGAAAAATAACTGTTTCTGTTATATTTTCTATTATCGATTTAGTAGCTATTTATTCATTAATTAAATATTATAAACCAATTTGAAAATACATTTTAAGAGAACTAAAAGCTCGTGAAAGTGGTAATTCTGTCTATGAATTTAAAAATTATTCACCGCTAATAATTGATGATCATAAACAATTAGATACGCAGTTAAATTATAAAAATAAAGAAATTCATAAAATATCTAACCATTCTCAACCCGTAACAATAAATTATAAAAATGACAAAGCTATTTAG
- a CDS encoding DUF2779 domain-containing protein: MTVSEAKSKQKIRVFIDFEAITNPFARFIKIENSTPYCYTLGLENEHGIFKSHTYVINFRNYKKIYEILRLHIKKDIKKVNPQIKINDVEFVGHNPVLENKCLNKLFPKNKVLPLISQQTISLSILTRKQFKKEYFVQIKEIINTKSTHNVFKNRILSNNGAIASYVGFLLYCKDNNFETKKHYYIDIDKQLLIKELKEYSHDDVWKMQYVNEHLDEVDMWLKDINHKRELIKQLNALELNEEMTIKELKDKIWDI; the protein is encoded by the coding sequence ATGACAGTTAGTGAGGCTAAATCAAAACAAAAAATAAGAGTTTTTATAGATTTTGAGGCAATAACTAATCCATTTGCTAGATTTATAAAAATTGAAAATTCTACACCTTATTGTTATACATTAGGTCTAGAAAATGAACATGGAATTTTTAAATCTCATACTTATGTTATTAATTTTCGAAATTACAAAAAAATTTATGAAATATTAAGATTACACATAAAAAAAGATATTAAAAAAGTGAACCCACAAATTAAGATTAATGATGTTGAATTTGTTGGTCATAACCCTGTATTAGAAAATAAATGTTTAAATAAATTATTTCCTAAAAATAAAGTACTTCCTTTAATTAGTCAACAAACAATTAGCTTATCTATATTAACAAGAAAACAATTTAAAAAAGAATATTTTGTTCAAATAAAAGAAATTATTAACACAAAAAGTACTCATAATGTTTTTAAAAATAGAATTTTATCTAATAATGGTGCAATAGCTAGTTATGTAGGTTTTTTACTTTATTGTAAAGATAATAATTTTGAAACTAAAAAGCATTATTATATTGATATTGATAAACAACTTTTAATAAAGGAATTAAAAGAATATTCTCATGATGATGTTTGAAAAATGCAATATGTTAATGAACATTTAGATGAAGTGGATATGTGGCTTAAAGATATAAATCATAAAAGAGAATTAATTAAACAACTTAATGCTTTAGAATTAAATGAAGAGATGACTATAAAAGAACTAAAAGATAAAATCTGAGACATTTAA
- a CDS encoding MATE family efflux transporter, whose product MKSFINVKSFIIKHLPETKKDWKIYLKITIPVILTEIIFSLTAFLDNFMVTHIPNGLNALSYANVWTGILTMFFVTINSIASMFVGQFYGSKQYSNLNQIMALRIWTYLSITFMFAVPALIIPEQFILLVAPLDSESLETSANYLKLMTIAWFGLAIAWNTSGVLTETGKSLYSMLTAVINILINFTINGILLFGFKMGAEAAAYGTITSVFISIIIDSLWMIKKDKHIWINPLNLFYITKKIVKLYISKIFSFAIALSATIVIPLRMIIWNRSFPPGSVNEPYMRLSAASILSLTESIASVFGATIAACSANVAVFVATKLGENNFSEAEKHALSLKGFHVVVSSFFSVLLIICGLIIYETSSLTTGVKKEVTERLKELELTKLKDTTNLLINNKNELINLAANKAALVQSRYLFVTILVIAFVSPLQNWFYTTNAIISSGGRSTLSSLTNFVTQWSHFIFLIILCFVIVPKNNVSLPLAYFSFYCWDIVRLSIFEFVQHKFNWKVNITNDITHL is encoded by the coding sequence GTGAAATCATTTATTAATGTAAAAAGTTTTATAATTAAACATTTACCAGAAACAAAAAAAGATTGAAAAATTTATCTAAAAATAACAATTCCAGTAATTTTAACTGAAATTATTTTTTCTTTAACTGCTTTTTTAGATAATTTTATGGTTACACATATTCCTAATGGTCTTAATGCTTTAAGTTATGCGAATGTTTGAACTGGTATTTTAACAATGTTTTTTGTTACAATTAATAGTATTGCTAGCATGTTTGTGGGACAATTTTATGGTTCAAAACAATACTCAAATTTAAATCAAATTATGGCACTGAGAATTTGAACTTATCTTTCGATTACATTTATGTTTGCTGTTCCTGCTTTAATAATCCCTGAGCAATTTATTTTATTAGTTGCTCCTTTAGATAGCGAATCATTAGAAACAAGTGCAAATTACTTAAAATTAATGACCATTGCTTGGTTTGGTTTAGCAATTGCTTGAAATACTAGCGGAGTTTTAACGGAAACTGGTAAAAGTCTTTACTCTATGTTAACCGCAGTTATTAATATTTTAATTAATTTTACAATAAATGGAATTTTATTATTTGGATTCAAAATGGGTGCAGAAGCAGCTGCTTATGGAACTATTACAAGTGTGTTTATAAGTATAATTATTGATTCATTATGGATGATAAAAAAAGACAAACATATTTGGATCAATCCTTTAAATTTATTTTATATTACAAAAAAAATAGTTAAGTTATATATTTCTAAAATTTTTTCATTTGCAATAGCTTTAAGTGCAACAATTGTTATTCCATTAAGAATGATAATTTGGAATAGATCTTTTCCACCTGGAAGTGTTAATGAACCTTACATGAGGCTTTCTGCTGCTAGTATTTTAAGTTTGACTGAATCCATTGCAAGTGTATTTGGTGCTACTATTGCAGCATGTAGTGCTAATGTTGCAGTATTTGTTGCTACTAAATTAGGTGAAAATAATTTTTCTGAAGCTGAAAAACATGCTTTAAGTTTAAAAGGTTTTCATGTTGTTGTTAGTTCTTTTTTTAGTGTGCTTTTAATAATATGTGGTTTAATAATTTATGAAACAAGTTCTTTAACTACAGGTGTAAAAAAAGAAGTAACTGAGAGATTAAAAGAATTGGAACTTACCAAATTAAAAGATACTACGAATTTATTAATTAATAATAAAAATGAACTAATAAATCTTGCTGCTAATAAAGCTGCATTAGTGCAATCTAGATATTTATTTGTAACAATACTTGTTATAGCTTTTGTAAGTCCTTTGCAAAACTGATTTTATACTACTAATGCAATTATAAGTAGCGGTGGTAGAAGTACATTAAGTAGTCTAACAAATTTTGTAACTCAATGATCGCATTTTATATTTTTAATTATTTTATGTTTTGTAATCGTACCTAAAAATAATGTGTCATTACCTCTTGCATATTTTAGTTTTTATTGTTGAGATATTGTGAGATTATCTATTTTTGAATTTGTACAACATAAATTTAATTGAAAAGTAAATATTACAAATGATATAACACATTTATAA
- the uvrA gene encoding excinuclease ABC subunit UvrA: MKNDKIIIKGAKENNLKNVNLELPRQKLIVFTGLSGSGKSSLAFNTIYEEGKRRYVDSLSSYARQFLGNTKRPNVESIEGLSPSISIEQKTTHNNPRSIVGTVTEIYDYLRLLYARIGKVFCPHHNIEIKAQKQKDIIDAIFKYKENTKLYILSPLVFGEKGSHQTKLAQLKREGFVRVKINDDIYSLDQEINLDKNKRWNIDIVIDRLTLKDSERQRVSQAVEIALQHSNGFVKIYELDKESQLFSIHYSCEYGDFDMPKIEPKLFSFNSPYGMCEECKGIGVKLHADYEKIVPNPKMSIKAGGIKYYENIVNTQNLEWQEFKVLLDRYDIPIDVAIEKLSPKQLKILLRGSDEELEYVLISASGNKYQRKGYIEGIATFLERKYLETSSEEIRAWYKKFMSETTCNVCKGSRLNNYGLAVKINHKNIYEVCSLDISDILDFIKNLQLSAMEMEISNLILNETIHRLEFLINVGLEYLTLNRKSETLSGGEAQRIRLATQIGANLTGILYVLDEPSIGLHQHDNQKLLNSLKKMVEIGNTLIVVEHDEETILEADYIVDIGPVAGDKGGYIVAHGNLDDIINSPDSITGKYLSGEWKIDIPTSRRSGNGKVLSIKNASKNNLKNIDVKIPLGKFVCVTGVSGSGKSTLVNEVIVEELNNHLLKDSSSKSNTKLTGDIFIDKVIQITQSPIGRTPRSNPATYTSVFDDIRDIFANVEESRIRGYKKGRFSFNVHGGRCDKCQGDGVIKIEMHFLPDVYVTCDHCDGKRYNQETLEIKYHQKSINDVLNMRIEEAYDFFSARAKIQAKLQTLLDVGLGYIQLGQAATTLSGGEAQRVKLATYLQKKPTGQTLFILDEPTTGLHSHDVKKLLSVLNRIVDNGDTVLVIEHNLDVIKNADYIIDLGPGGGKKGGKIIATGTPEQVSNQDNSYTANYLKQILTKNT, translated from the coding sequence ATGAAAAATGACAAAATAATAATTAAAGGTGCAAAGGAAAATAATCTAAAAAACGTCAATTTAGAATTACCTAGACAAAAATTAATTGTTTTTACAGGTTTAAGTGGTTCAGGAAAAAGTTCACTTGCTTTTAATACTATTTATGAAGAAGGAAAAAGAAGGTATGTAGACAGTTTAAGTTCATATGCTCGTCAGTTTTTAGGTAATACCAAAAGACCAAATGTTGAAAGTATTGAAGGATTAAGCCCGTCAATAAGTATTGAACAAAAAACAACACACAACAATCCTCGTTCAATCGTTGGAACTGTAACTGAAATTTATGACTATTTGAGATTATTGTATGCAAGAATTGGAAAAGTTTTTTGTCCTCATCATAATATTGAAATAAAAGCACAAAAACAAAAAGACATAATTGATGCGATTTTCAAATATAAAGAAAATACTAAATTATACATATTAAGTCCTTTAGTTTTTGGTGAAAAAGGATCTCATCAAACAAAATTAGCACAACTAAAAAGAGAAGGTTTTGTAAGAGTAAAAATCAATGATGATATTTATTCCCTTGATCAAGAAATTAACTTAGATAAAAACAAAAGATGAAATATTGATATTGTCATAGATCGTTTAACATTAAAAGATTCAGAAAGACAAAGAGTATCACAAGCTGTAGAAATAGCTTTACAACATTCTAATGGATTTGTAAAAATTTATGAATTAGATAAAGAAAGTCAATTATTTTCAATTCATTATTCTTGTGAATATGGTGATTTTGATATGCCTAAAATTGAACCTAAACTATTTTCATTTAACAGTCCTTATGGAATGTGTGAAGAATGTAAAGGTATCGGTGTTAAACTTCATGCAGATTATGAAAAAATCGTTCCTAATCCTAAAATGTCAATTAAAGCAGGTGGTATTAAATATTATGAAAATATAGTTAATACACAAAATTTAGAATGACAAGAATTTAAAGTTCTTTTAGATCGTTATGATATTCCTATTGATGTAGCCATTGAAAAACTAAGTCCAAAGCAACTAAAAATTCTTTTACGTGGTTCAGATGAAGAATTAGAATATGTGTTAATTTCAGCATCAGGTAATAAATATCAAAGAAAAGGATACATTGAAGGCATAGCAACATTTTTAGAAAGAAAATATTTAGAAACATCAAGTGAAGAAATTAGAGCGTGATATAAAAAATTCATGAGTGAAACTACTTGTAATGTATGTAAAGGTTCTAGATTAAATAATTATGGTTTAGCAGTTAAAATTAATCATAAAAATATTTATGAAGTATGTTCACTAGATATTTCAGATATTTTAGATTTTATTAAAAATTTGCAATTGAGTGCAATGGAAATGGAAATTTCTAATTTGATCTTAAATGAAACTATCCATCGGCTAGAATTTTTAATTAATGTTGGTCTTGAATACTTAACTTTAAATCGAAAATCAGAAACATTAAGTGGTGGTGAAGCTCAAAGAATTAGATTAGCTACTCAAATTGGTGCGAATTTAACCGGTATTTTATACGTTTTAGATGAACCAAGTATTGGATTACATCAACATGATAATCAAAAACTATTAAACTCTTTAAAAAAGATGGTGGAAATAGGTAATACTTTAATTGTAGTAGAACACGATGAAGAAACCATTTTAGAAGCAGATTATATTGTTGATATAGGCCCAGTTGCAGGTGATAAAGGTGGTTATATCGTAGCTCATGGTAATTTAGATGATATTATCAATTCTCCTGATTCAATTACTGGTAAATATTTAAGTGGTGAATGAAAAATTGATATTCCCACTTCACGTCGTAGTGGTAATGGTAAAGTTTTAAGTATTAAAAATGCTTCTAAAAATAATTTAAAAAATATTGATGTAAAAATTCCATTAGGAAAATTTGTCTGTGTTACTGGTGTATCTGGTTCAGGAAAAAGTACATTAGTTAATGAAGTTATTGTTGAAGAATTAAATAATCATCTGTTAAAAGATTCATCATCTAAATCAAATACTAAATTAACAGGTGATATATTTATTGATAAAGTTATTCAAATAACTCAATCTCCAATTGGAAGAACTCCTAGATCAAATCCTGCAACATATACTAGTGTTTTTGATGATATTAGAGATATTTTTGCTAATGTTGAAGAATCTAGAATTAGGGGTTATAAAAAAGGTAGATTTAGTTTTAATGTCCATGGTGGTAGATGCGATAAATGTCAAGGCGATGGAGTAATTAAAATCGAAATGCATTTTTTACCTGATGTTTATGTTACTTGTGATCATTGTGATGGAAAAAGATACAATCAAGAAACATTAGAAATTAAATATCATCAAAAATCAATTAATGATGTATTAAATATGAGAATCGAAGAAGCTTACGATTTTTTTAGTGCTCGTGCAAAAATTCAAGCAAAATTACAAACACTTTTAGATGTTGGATTAGGTTACATTCAATTAGGTCAAGCCGCAACTACTTTAAGTGGTGGTGAAGCTCAAAGAGTTAAATTAGCAACTTATTTACAAAAAAAACCAACTGGACAAACATTATTTATTTTAGATGAACCAACAACTGGATTACATAGTCATGATGTTAAAAAATTATTATCTGTTTTAAATCGTATAGTTGATAATGGAGACACTGTTTTAGTAATAGAACATAATTTAGATGTGATTAAAAATGCAGATTATATTATTGATTTAGGACCAGGTGGTGGTAAAAAAGGTGGAAAAATTATTGCAACAGGTACACCTGAACAAGTTTCAAATCAAGATAATTCTTATACTGCAAATTACTTAAAACAAATACTTACTAAAAATACTTAA
- the lgt gene encoding prolipoprotein diacylglyceryl transferase, with amino-acid sequence MEGFLEKTNQAFSGYIPDDPETVLRLGNIRLYSFLMMLGMLCAILTVYYFWRREKYPFEIFATVVVITLPSAIIGARLFFIFERIVAEDITIKTNWYKIWTGGLSIQGGVVTATIADIVFLSFLRHKIDIKKCFSIILPAVFIGQAIGRWGNFSNHELFGKVVNADDLSIVWLPDIIKKQMFILDEGVSAYRVPLFIYESIANLTGYIVLVWILNKYNWLRPGTTGAIYWIYYGITRISMENLRAHHYTFYNVFSSLYIIFGTIMVLYFELSTNKRYTVYLVEPSKSAKWNKLLHFYVWEDSELYTLRKLKEKQRKELLKLKTI; translated from the coding sequence ATGGAAGGTTTTTTAGAAAAAACTAATCAAGCATTTAGTGGATATATTCCTGATGATCCTGAAACAGTTTTAAGATTAGGAAATATTAGACTTTATTCATTTTTAATGATGTTAGGAATGTTATGTGCTATTTTAACAGTTTATTATTTTTGAAGAAGAGAAAAATATCCATTTGAAATTTTTGCAACAGTAGTAGTTATTACTTTACCATCTGCAATTATTGGCGCTAGATTATTTTTCATTTTTGAAAGAATTGTTGCAGAGGATATTACGATAAAAACAAATTGATATAAAATTTGGACTGGTGGTTTATCGATTCAGGGTGGAGTAGTTACAGCAACTATTGCTGACATTGTCTTTTTATCATTTTTAAGACATAAAATTGATATAAAAAAATGTTTTTCAATTATTTTACCTGCAGTATTTATTGGTCAAGCAATAGGAAGATGAGGAAATTTTTCAAATCACGAATTATTTGGTAAAGTTGTTAATGCGGATGATTTATCAATTGTTTGATTACCTGATATTATTAAAAAACAGATGTTTATTTTAGATGAAGGTGTATCAGCATATAGAGTTCCATTGTTTATTTATGAATCTATTGCTAACTTAACAGGTTATATAGTACTTGTTTGAATTTTAAATAAATATAATTGATTAAGACCAGGAACTACTGGAGCAATTTATTGAATTTACTACGGAATTACTAGAATTAGTATGGAAAATCTAAGAGCCCATCACTATACTTTTTATAATGTATTTAGTTCTTTATATATTATTTTTGGAACTATAATGGTTTTATATTTTGAATTATCAACTAATAAACGTTATACAGTATATTTAGTTGAACCTTCTAAATCAGCTAAATGAAATAAACTTTTACATTTTTATGTATGAGAAGATTCAGAATTATATACATTACGTAAATTAAAAGAAAAACAACGTAAAGAATTATTAAAGCTTAAAACAATTTAA
- a CDS encoding NAD(P)/FAD-dependent oxidoreductase — translation MKIKTDYDVLIIGSGPSGLTAAIYAQRAKLKTAFLEKSVPGGKLPNQSKIENWPGDETIKGADLALRMFQHAINLGAKYLYGDVLEVISKEDEYKEVIMADGSKLTARAVIIASGMISNVPSSIKNIEQYNGKGLSYCAICDGPLYANKPMAIIGGGNSAIEEAAYVSNIASHVYVFVRDDHTIAEQSLLDDLHKKDNISLLLKSEIKEIYGENGIEKILADVQGELKEIEVNAIFPYIGFRPSTAFLKNLNVLDEHGFVLTNDEMETTIKNVFAVGDVRKKSIRQITTATNDGTIAAKILSNRL, via the coding sequence ATGAAAATTAAAACTGATTATGATGTTTTAATTATTGGTTCAGGACCTTCAGGGCTTACTGCTGCAATTTATGCGCAAAGAGCTAAATTAAAAACAGCTTTTTTAGAAAAATCAGTGCCAGGTGGTAAATTACCAAATCAATCAAAAATTGAAAACTGACCTGGTGATGAAACTATTAAAGGTGCAGATTTAGCTTTAAGAATGTTTCAGCATGCAATTAACTTAGGCGCTAAATATTTATATGGTGATGTTTTAGAAGTTATTTCTAAAGAAGATGAATATAAAGAAGTAATAATGGCTGATGGATCAAAATTAACTGCAAGAGCAGTAATTATAGCTTCAGGAATGATTTCAAATGTCCCTTCTTCAATTAAAAATATTGAACAATATAATGGAAAAGGTTTAAGTTATTGTGCAATATGTGACGGCCCTTTATATGCAAATAAACCAATGGCGATAATTGGTGGAGGAAATAGTGCAATTGAAGAAGCTGCATATGTTTCTAATATTGCAAGTCATGTGTATGTTTTTGTTCGTGATGATCATACAATTGCTGAACAATCTTTATTAGATGATCTTCATAAAAAAGATAATATTTCACTTTTATTAAAAAGCGAAATAAAAGAAATTTATGGCGAAAATGGTATTGAAAAAATTTTAGCTGATGTTCAAGGTGAATTAAAAGAAATAGAAGTGAATGCAATTTTTCCTTATATTGGATTTAGACCAAGTACAGCATTTTTAAAAAACTTAAATGTTTTAGATGAACATGGTTTTGTTTTAACTAATGATGAAATGGAAACAACAATAAAAAATGTTTTTGCTGTTGGAGATGTAAGAAAAAAATCTATTAGACAAATTACTACAGCAACAAATGATGGAACAATTGCAGCCAAAATTTTATCAAATCGCTTATAA